In a single window of the Mustela nigripes isolate SB6536 chromosome 17, MUSNIG.SB6536, whole genome shotgun sequence genome:
- the KASH5 gene encoding protein KASH5 isoform X6, translating into MDVPESRAGGPTAKMYLWDQLEEGSLGTLLSLEEQILNSTFEACDTQKTGLVAVTHVLAYLEAVTGQDPQDARLQTLACNLDPNGEGPQATVDLDTFLTVMRDWIAACQLDGGLELEEETAFKGALTSQQPPSGCPEAEEPANLESFGGEDPRAELPTTADLLSSLEDLELSNRRLAGENSKLQRSLETAEEGSTRLGEEITTLRKQLRSTQQALQCAKAVDEELEDLKTLAKGLEDQNRSLLAQARQTEKEQQHLVAEMETLQEENGKLLAERDGVKRRSEELATEKEVLKRQLYECERLICQRDAVLSERTRHAESLAKTLEEYRTTTQELRLEISHLEEQLSQTHEGPDELLEGAQARRVGWTRLLPPSLGVEIEAIRQKQEVAAAALSSPLCGVWQWEEVITETDEEVEFLPEAPAGTLRHLQGEIEHLQGGRKERSMWLPRREEEEEAVPQIMANLPSPLADPHRGDVLGSPPESPTEPQPQQALVPVPRELVPIRSPRWGQLCLPSLQPEPLRITRPPLIPAPVLGLLLLLLLSVLLLGQSPPPTWPHLQLCYLQPPPV; encoded by the exons ATGGATGTGCCAGAGAGTCGCGCGGGTGGCCCCACTGCAAAAA TGTACCTCTGGGACCAGTTGGAGGAGGGGAGCCTCGGGACGCTGCTGAGCTTGGAGGAGCAAATACTCAACTCTACGTTCGAAGCTTGTGACACCCAGAAGACAG GCCTTGTGGCTGTGACCCACGTACTAGCGTACCTGGAGGCTGTGACAGGACAGGACCCCCAGGATGCACGCCTCCAAACACTGGCCTGCAACCTGGACCCCAATGGGGAAGGCCCTCAGGCCACTGTGGACTTGGACACCTTTCTGACCGTCATGAGGGACTGGATCGCTGCCTGTCAGTTGGATGG GGGATTAGAGCTGGAAGAGGAGACAGCCTTCAAGGGGGCCCTGACCTCCCAGCAACCGCCATCTG gATGCCCAGAAGCGGAAGAGCCAGCCAACCTAGAGAGCTTTGGAGGCGAAGACCCCAGAGCTGAGCT gCCCACCACCGCTGACCTGCTGAGCAGCCTGGAGGACCTGGAGCTCAGCAACCGCAGGCTGGCCGGGGAGAACTCCAAGCTCCAGCGCAGCCTGGAGACCGCCGAGGAGGGGTCCACGCGCCTCGGAGAGGAGATCACGACCCTGCGCAAGCAGCTTCGCAG CACCCAGCAGGCCCTGCAGTGTGCCAAGGCCGTGGACGAGGAGCTGGAGGACCTGAAGACGCTGGCCAAGGGCCTGGAGGATCAGAATCGCAGCCTCCTGGCCCAGGCCCGGCAGACG GAAAAGGAACAGCAGCATCTGGTGGCCGAGATGGAGACTCTGCAGGAGGAG AACGGGAAGCTGCTGGCGGAGCGGGATGGAGTCAAAAGGAGGAGTGAGGAGCTGGCCACGGAGAAGGAGGTTTTGAAG CGGCAGCTCTATGAGTGTGAACGCCTCATTTGCCAACGAGATGCCGTCCTCTCAGAG CGCACTCGCCATGCAGAGAGTCTGGCCAAGACGTTGGAGGAGTACAGAACGACCACCCAG GAACTGAGGCTGGAAATCTCACATCTGGAGGAGCAGCTGAGTCAGACCCATGAGGGGCCAGATGA GCTACTGGAAGGGGCCCAGGCAAGAAGAGTGGGCTGGACCAGGCTGCTGCCCCCGTCACTGGGCGTGGAGATCGAGGCCATTCGGCAG aAACAAGAAGTGGCAGCCGCTGCTCTCTCCAGCCCTCTGTGTGGAGTGTGGCAGTGGGAGGAGGTCATCACTGAgacagatgaggaagtggagttTCTGCCTGAAGCCCCAGCTGGTACACTG AGACACTTGCAGGGAGAGATAGAGCACcttcagggaggaaggaaggagcgaTCAATGTG GTTGcccagaagagaggaagaggaggaagcagtgccCCAGATCATG GCCAATCTCCCCAGCCCTCTGGCGGACCCGCATCGTGGAGATGTTCTGGGAAGCCCTCCTGAGAG CCCCACCGAGCCCCAGCCGCAGCAAGCATTAGTGCCTGTGCCCAGAGAGCTGGTCCCAATCAGGAGCCCCAGATGGGGCcagctctgcctgccctccctgcagcctgagccactcag GATCACTCGGCCCCCACTGATCCCGGCCCCCGTCCtgggcctgctgctgctgctgctgctgtccgTCCTGCTGCTGGGCCAGTCCCCGCCACCCACCtggccccacctccagctctgctACCTCCAGCCCCCGCCAGTGTGA
- the KASH5 gene encoding protein KASH5 isoform X5, with protein sequence MDVPESRAGGPTAKMYLWDQLEEGSLGTLLSLEEQILNSTFEACDTQKTGLVAVTHVLAYLEAVTGQDPQDARLQTLACNLDPNGEGPQATVDLDTFLTVMRDWIAACQLDGGLELEEETAFKGALTSQQPPSGCPEAEEPANLESFGGEDPRAELPTTADLLSSLEDLELSNRRLAGENSKLQRSLETAEEGSTRLGEEITTLRKQLRSTQQALQCAKAVDEELEDLKTLAKGLEDQNRSLLAQARQTEKEQQHLVAEMETLQEENGKLLAERDGVKRRSEELATEKEVLKRQLYECERLICQRDAVLSERTRHAESLAKTLEEYRTTTQELRLEISHLEEQLSQTHEGPDELLEGAQARRVGWTRLLPPSLGVEIEAIRQKQLLLSQKQEVAAAALSSPLCGVWQWEEVITETDEEVEFLPEAPAGTLRHLQGEIEHLQGGRKERSMWLPRREEEEEAVPQIMANLPSPLADPHRGDVLGSPPESSPTEPQPQQALVPVPRELVPIRSPRWGQLCLPSLQPEPLRITRPPLIPAPVLGLLLLLLLSVLLLGQSPPPTWPHLQLCYLQPPPV encoded by the exons ATGGATGTGCCAGAGAGTCGCGCGGGTGGCCCCACTGCAAAAA TGTACCTCTGGGACCAGTTGGAGGAGGGGAGCCTCGGGACGCTGCTGAGCTTGGAGGAGCAAATACTCAACTCTACGTTCGAAGCTTGTGACACCCAGAAGACAG GCCTTGTGGCTGTGACCCACGTACTAGCGTACCTGGAGGCTGTGACAGGACAGGACCCCCAGGATGCACGCCTCCAAACACTGGCCTGCAACCTGGACCCCAATGGGGAAGGCCCTCAGGCCACTGTGGACTTGGACACCTTTCTGACCGTCATGAGGGACTGGATCGCTGCCTGTCAGTTGGATGG GGGATTAGAGCTGGAAGAGGAGACAGCCTTCAAGGGGGCCCTGACCTCCCAGCAACCGCCATCTG gATGCCCAGAAGCGGAAGAGCCAGCCAACCTAGAGAGCTTTGGAGGCGAAGACCCCAGAGCTGAGCT gCCCACCACCGCTGACCTGCTGAGCAGCCTGGAGGACCTGGAGCTCAGCAACCGCAGGCTGGCCGGGGAGAACTCCAAGCTCCAGCGCAGCCTGGAGACCGCCGAGGAGGGGTCCACGCGCCTCGGAGAGGAGATCACGACCCTGCGCAAGCAGCTTCGCAG CACCCAGCAGGCCCTGCAGTGTGCCAAGGCCGTGGACGAGGAGCTGGAGGACCTGAAGACGCTGGCCAAGGGCCTGGAGGATCAGAATCGCAGCCTCCTGGCCCAGGCCCGGCAGACG GAAAAGGAACAGCAGCATCTGGTGGCCGAGATGGAGACTCTGCAGGAGGAG AACGGGAAGCTGCTGGCGGAGCGGGATGGAGTCAAAAGGAGGAGTGAGGAGCTGGCCACGGAGAAGGAGGTTTTGAAG CGGCAGCTCTATGAGTGTGAACGCCTCATTTGCCAACGAGATGCCGTCCTCTCAGAG CGCACTCGCCATGCAGAGAGTCTGGCCAAGACGTTGGAGGAGTACAGAACGACCACCCAG GAACTGAGGCTGGAAATCTCACATCTGGAGGAGCAGCTGAGTCAGACCCATGAGGGGCCAGATGA GCTACTGGAAGGGGCCCAGGCAAGAAGAGTGGGCTGGACCAGGCTGCTGCCCCCGTCACTGGGCGTGGAGATCGAGGCCATTCGGCAG AAAcagcttctcctctcccagaAACAAGAAGTGGCAGCCGCTGCTCTCTCCAGCCCTCTGTGTGGAGTGTGGCAGTGGGAGGAGGTCATCACTGAgacagatgaggaagtggagttTCTGCCTGAAGCCCCAGCTGGTACACTG AGACACTTGCAGGGAGAGATAGAGCACcttcagggaggaaggaaggagcgaTCAATGTG GTTGcccagaagagaggaagaggaggaagcagtgccCCAGATCATG GCCAATCTCCCCAGCCCTCTGGCGGACCCGCATCGTGGAGATGTTCTGGGAAGCCCTCCTGAGAG CAGCCCCACCGAGCCCCAGCCGCAGCAAGCATTAGTGCCTGTGCCCAGAGAGCTGGTCCCAATCAGGAGCCCCAGATGGGGCcagctctgcctgccctccctgcagcctgagccactcag GATCACTCGGCCCCCACTGATCCCGGCCCCCGTCCtgggcctgctgctgctgctgctgctgtccgTCCTGCTGCTGGGCCAGTCCCCGCCACCCACCtggccccacctccagctctgctACCTCCAGCCCCCGCCAGTGTGA
- the KASH5 gene encoding protein KASH5 isoform X2, protein MDVPESRAGGPTAKMYLWDQLEEGSLGTLLSLEEQILNSTFEACDTQKTGLVAVTHVLAYLEAVTGQDPQDARLQTLACNLDPNGEGPQATVDLDTFLTVMRDWIAACQLDGGLELEEETAFKGALTSQQPPSGCPEAEEPANLESFGGEDPRAELPTTADLLSSLEDLELSNRRLAGENSKLQRSLETAEEGSTRLGEEITTLRKQLRSTQQALQCAKAVDEELEDLKTLAKGLEDQNRSLLAQARQTEKEQQHLVAEMETLQEENGKLLAERDGVKRRSEELATEKEVLKRQLYECERLICQRDAVLSERTRHAESLAKTLEEYRTTTQELRLEISHLEEQLSQTHEGPDELLEGAQARRVGWTRLLPPSLGVEIEAIRQKQLLLSQKQEVAAAALSSPLCGVWQWEEVITETDEEVEFLPEAPAGTLRHLQGEIEHLQGGRKERSMWLPRREEEEEAVPQIMANLPSPLADPHRGDVLGSPPESPTEPQPQQALVPVPRELVPIRSPRWGQLCLPSLQPEPLRCAPRHLQNEGGRHTLGYCPLLRQPQQPPALGPSLSAGLPPTRITRPPLIPAPVLGLLLLLLLSVLLLGQSPPPTWPHLQLCYLQPPPV, encoded by the exons ATGGATGTGCCAGAGAGTCGCGCGGGTGGCCCCACTGCAAAAA TGTACCTCTGGGACCAGTTGGAGGAGGGGAGCCTCGGGACGCTGCTGAGCTTGGAGGAGCAAATACTCAACTCTACGTTCGAAGCTTGTGACACCCAGAAGACAG GCCTTGTGGCTGTGACCCACGTACTAGCGTACCTGGAGGCTGTGACAGGACAGGACCCCCAGGATGCACGCCTCCAAACACTGGCCTGCAACCTGGACCCCAATGGGGAAGGCCCTCAGGCCACTGTGGACTTGGACACCTTTCTGACCGTCATGAGGGACTGGATCGCTGCCTGTCAGTTGGATGG GGGATTAGAGCTGGAAGAGGAGACAGCCTTCAAGGGGGCCCTGACCTCCCAGCAACCGCCATCTG gATGCCCAGAAGCGGAAGAGCCAGCCAACCTAGAGAGCTTTGGAGGCGAAGACCCCAGAGCTGAGCT gCCCACCACCGCTGACCTGCTGAGCAGCCTGGAGGACCTGGAGCTCAGCAACCGCAGGCTGGCCGGGGAGAACTCCAAGCTCCAGCGCAGCCTGGAGACCGCCGAGGAGGGGTCCACGCGCCTCGGAGAGGAGATCACGACCCTGCGCAAGCAGCTTCGCAG CACCCAGCAGGCCCTGCAGTGTGCCAAGGCCGTGGACGAGGAGCTGGAGGACCTGAAGACGCTGGCCAAGGGCCTGGAGGATCAGAATCGCAGCCTCCTGGCCCAGGCCCGGCAGACG GAAAAGGAACAGCAGCATCTGGTGGCCGAGATGGAGACTCTGCAGGAGGAG AACGGGAAGCTGCTGGCGGAGCGGGATGGAGTCAAAAGGAGGAGTGAGGAGCTGGCCACGGAGAAGGAGGTTTTGAAG CGGCAGCTCTATGAGTGTGAACGCCTCATTTGCCAACGAGATGCCGTCCTCTCAGAG CGCACTCGCCATGCAGAGAGTCTGGCCAAGACGTTGGAGGAGTACAGAACGACCACCCAG GAACTGAGGCTGGAAATCTCACATCTGGAGGAGCAGCTGAGTCAGACCCATGAGGGGCCAGATGA GCTACTGGAAGGGGCCCAGGCAAGAAGAGTGGGCTGGACCAGGCTGCTGCCCCCGTCACTGGGCGTGGAGATCGAGGCCATTCGGCAG AAAcagcttctcctctcccagaAACAAGAAGTGGCAGCCGCTGCTCTCTCCAGCCCTCTGTGTGGAGTGTGGCAGTGGGAGGAGGTCATCACTGAgacagatgaggaagtggagttTCTGCCTGAAGCCCCAGCTGGTACACTG AGACACTTGCAGGGAGAGATAGAGCACcttcagggaggaaggaaggagcgaTCAATGTG GTTGcccagaagagaggaagaggaggaagcagtgccCCAGATCATG GCCAATCTCCCCAGCCCTCTGGCGGACCCGCATCGTGGAGATGTTCTGGGAAGCCCTCCTGAGAG CCCCACCGAGCCCCAGCCGCAGCAAGCATTAGTGCCTGTGCCCAGAGAGCTGGTCCCAATCAGGAGCCCCAGATGGGGCcagctctgcctgccctccctgcagcctgagccactcaggtgcgcCCCGAGGCATCTCCAGAATGAGGGTGGCCGGCACACGCTGGGGTACTGCCCCCTGTTGAGacagccccagcagcccccagccctggggcctTCCCTGAGCGCTGGGCTGCCTCCCACCAGGATCACTCGGCCCCCACTGATCCCGGCCCCCGTCCtgggcctgctgctgctgctgctgctgtccgTCCTGCTGCTGGGCCAGTCCCCGCCACCCACCtggccccacctccagctctgctACCTCCAGCCCCCGCCAGTGTGA
- the KASH5 gene encoding protein KASH5 isoform X3: MDVPESRAGGPTAKMYLWDQLEEGSLGTLLSLEEQILNSTFEACDTQKTGLVAVTHVLAYLEAVTGQDPQDARLQTLACNLDPNGEGPQATVDLDTFLTVMRDWIAACQLDGGLELEEETAFKGALTSQQPPSGCPEAEEPANLESFGGEDPRAELPTTADLLSSLEDLELSNRRLAGENSKLQRSLETAEEGSTRLGEEITTLRKQLRSTQQALQCAKAVDEELEDLKTLAKGLEDQNRSLLAQARQTEKEQQHLVAEMETLQEENGKLLAERDGVKRRSEELATEKEVLKRQLYECERLICQRDAVLSERTRHAESLAKTLEEYRTTTQELRLEISHLEEQLSQTHEGPDELLEGAQARRVGWTRLLPPSLGVEIEAIRQLLLSQKQEVAAAALSSPLCGVWQWEEVITETDEEVEFLPEAPAGTLRHLQGEIEHLQGGRKERSMWLPRREEEEEAVPQIMANLPSPLADPHRGDVLGSPPESSPTEPQPQQALVPVPRELVPIRSPRWGQLCLPSLQPEPLRCAPRHLQNEGGRHTLGYCPLLRQPQQPPALGPSLSAGLPPTRITRPPLIPAPVLGLLLLLLLSVLLLGQSPPPTWPHLQLCYLQPPPV, translated from the exons ATGGATGTGCCAGAGAGTCGCGCGGGTGGCCCCACTGCAAAAA TGTACCTCTGGGACCAGTTGGAGGAGGGGAGCCTCGGGACGCTGCTGAGCTTGGAGGAGCAAATACTCAACTCTACGTTCGAAGCTTGTGACACCCAGAAGACAG GCCTTGTGGCTGTGACCCACGTACTAGCGTACCTGGAGGCTGTGACAGGACAGGACCCCCAGGATGCACGCCTCCAAACACTGGCCTGCAACCTGGACCCCAATGGGGAAGGCCCTCAGGCCACTGTGGACTTGGACACCTTTCTGACCGTCATGAGGGACTGGATCGCTGCCTGTCAGTTGGATGG GGGATTAGAGCTGGAAGAGGAGACAGCCTTCAAGGGGGCCCTGACCTCCCAGCAACCGCCATCTG gATGCCCAGAAGCGGAAGAGCCAGCCAACCTAGAGAGCTTTGGAGGCGAAGACCCCAGAGCTGAGCT gCCCACCACCGCTGACCTGCTGAGCAGCCTGGAGGACCTGGAGCTCAGCAACCGCAGGCTGGCCGGGGAGAACTCCAAGCTCCAGCGCAGCCTGGAGACCGCCGAGGAGGGGTCCACGCGCCTCGGAGAGGAGATCACGACCCTGCGCAAGCAGCTTCGCAG CACCCAGCAGGCCCTGCAGTGTGCCAAGGCCGTGGACGAGGAGCTGGAGGACCTGAAGACGCTGGCCAAGGGCCTGGAGGATCAGAATCGCAGCCTCCTGGCCCAGGCCCGGCAGACG GAAAAGGAACAGCAGCATCTGGTGGCCGAGATGGAGACTCTGCAGGAGGAG AACGGGAAGCTGCTGGCGGAGCGGGATGGAGTCAAAAGGAGGAGTGAGGAGCTGGCCACGGAGAAGGAGGTTTTGAAG CGGCAGCTCTATGAGTGTGAACGCCTCATTTGCCAACGAGATGCCGTCCTCTCAGAG CGCACTCGCCATGCAGAGAGTCTGGCCAAGACGTTGGAGGAGTACAGAACGACCACCCAG GAACTGAGGCTGGAAATCTCACATCTGGAGGAGCAGCTGAGTCAGACCCATGAGGGGCCAGATGA GCTACTGGAAGGGGCCCAGGCAAGAAGAGTGGGCTGGACCAGGCTGCTGCCCCCGTCACTGGGCGTGGAGATCGAGGCCATTCGGCAG cttctcctctcccagaAACAAGAAGTGGCAGCCGCTGCTCTCTCCAGCCCTCTGTGTGGAGTGTGGCAGTGGGAGGAGGTCATCACTGAgacagatgaggaagtggagttTCTGCCTGAAGCCCCAGCTGGTACACTG AGACACTTGCAGGGAGAGATAGAGCACcttcagggaggaaggaaggagcgaTCAATGTG GTTGcccagaagagaggaagaggaggaagcagtgccCCAGATCATG GCCAATCTCCCCAGCCCTCTGGCGGACCCGCATCGTGGAGATGTTCTGGGAAGCCCTCCTGAGAG CAGCCCCACCGAGCCCCAGCCGCAGCAAGCATTAGTGCCTGTGCCCAGAGAGCTGGTCCCAATCAGGAGCCCCAGATGGGGCcagctctgcctgccctccctgcagcctgagccactcaggtgcgcCCCGAGGCATCTCCAGAATGAGGGTGGCCGGCACACGCTGGGGTACTGCCCCCTGTTGAGacagccccagcagcccccagccctggggcctTCCCTGAGCGCTGGGCTGCCTCCCACCAGGATCACTCGGCCCCCACTGATCCCGGCCCCCGTCCtgggcctgctgctgctgctgctgctgtccgTCCTGCTGCTGGGCCAGTCCCCGCCACCCACCtggccccacctccagctctgctACCTCCAGCCCCCGCCAGTGTGA
- the KASH5 gene encoding protein KASH5 isoform X1: MDVPESRAGGPTAKMYLWDQLEEGSLGTLLSLEEQILNSTFEACDTQKTGLVAVTHVLAYLEAVTGQDPQDARLQTLACNLDPNGEGPQATVDLDTFLTVMRDWIAACQLDGGLELEEETAFKGALTSQQPPSGCPEAEEPANLESFGGEDPRAELPTTADLLSSLEDLELSNRRLAGENSKLQRSLETAEEGSTRLGEEITTLRKQLRSTQQALQCAKAVDEELEDLKTLAKGLEDQNRSLLAQARQTEKEQQHLVAEMETLQEENGKLLAERDGVKRRSEELATEKEVLKRQLYECERLICQRDAVLSERTRHAESLAKTLEEYRTTTQELRLEISHLEEQLSQTHEGPDELLEGAQARRVGWTRLLPPSLGVEIEAIRQKQLLLSQKQEVAAAALSSPLCGVWQWEEVITETDEEVEFLPEAPAGTLRHLQGEIEHLQGGRKERSMWLPRREEEEEAVPQIMANLPSPLADPHRGDVLGSPPESSPTEPQPQQALVPVPRELVPIRSPRWGQLCLPSLQPEPLRCAPRHLQNEGGRHTLGYCPLLRQPQQPPALGPSLSAGLPPTRITRPPLIPAPVLGLLLLLLLSVLLLGQSPPPTWPHLQLCYLQPPPV, translated from the exons ATGGATGTGCCAGAGAGTCGCGCGGGTGGCCCCACTGCAAAAA TGTACCTCTGGGACCAGTTGGAGGAGGGGAGCCTCGGGACGCTGCTGAGCTTGGAGGAGCAAATACTCAACTCTACGTTCGAAGCTTGTGACACCCAGAAGACAG GCCTTGTGGCTGTGACCCACGTACTAGCGTACCTGGAGGCTGTGACAGGACAGGACCCCCAGGATGCACGCCTCCAAACACTGGCCTGCAACCTGGACCCCAATGGGGAAGGCCCTCAGGCCACTGTGGACTTGGACACCTTTCTGACCGTCATGAGGGACTGGATCGCTGCCTGTCAGTTGGATGG GGGATTAGAGCTGGAAGAGGAGACAGCCTTCAAGGGGGCCCTGACCTCCCAGCAACCGCCATCTG gATGCCCAGAAGCGGAAGAGCCAGCCAACCTAGAGAGCTTTGGAGGCGAAGACCCCAGAGCTGAGCT gCCCACCACCGCTGACCTGCTGAGCAGCCTGGAGGACCTGGAGCTCAGCAACCGCAGGCTGGCCGGGGAGAACTCCAAGCTCCAGCGCAGCCTGGAGACCGCCGAGGAGGGGTCCACGCGCCTCGGAGAGGAGATCACGACCCTGCGCAAGCAGCTTCGCAG CACCCAGCAGGCCCTGCAGTGTGCCAAGGCCGTGGACGAGGAGCTGGAGGACCTGAAGACGCTGGCCAAGGGCCTGGAGGATCAGAATCGCAGCCTCCTGGCCCAGGCCCGGCAGACG GAAAAGGAACAGCAGCATCTGGTGGCCGAGATGGAGACTCTGCAGGAGGAG AACGGGAAGCTGCTGGCGGAGCGGGATGGAGTCAAAAGGAGGAGTGAGGAGCTGGCCACGGAGAAGGAGGTTTTGAAG CGGCAGCTCTATGAGTGTGAACGCCTCATTTGCCAACGAGATGCCGTCCTCTCAGAG CGCACTCGCCATGCAGAGAGTCTGGCCAAGACGTTGGAGGAGTACAGAACGACCACCCAG GAACTGAGGCTGGAAATCTCACATCTGGAGGAGCAGCTGAGTCAGACCCATGAGGGGCCAGATGA GCTACTGGAAGGGGCCCAGGCAAGAAGAGTGGGCTGGACCAGGCTGCTGCCCCCGTCACTGGGCGTGGAGATCGAGGCCATTCGGCAG AAAcagcttctcctctcccagaAACAAGAAGTGGCAGCCGCTGCTCTCTCCAGCCCTCTGTGTGGAGTGTGGCAGTGGGAGGAGGTCATCACTGAgacagatgaggaagtggagttTCTGCCTGAAGCCCCAGCTGGTACACTG AGACACTTGCAGGGAGAGATAGAGCACcttcagggaggaaggaaggagcgaTCAATGTG GTTGcccagaagagaggaagaggaggaagcagtgccCCAGATCATG GCCAATCTCCCCAGCCCTCTGGCGGACCCGCATCGTGGAGATGTTCTGGGAAGCCCTCCTGAGAG CAGCCCCACCGAGCCCCAGCCGCAGCAAGCATTAGTGCCTGTGCCCAGAGAGCTGGTCCCAATCAGGAGCCCCAGATGGGGCcagctctgcctgccctccctgcagcctgagccactcaggtgcgcCCCGAGGCATCTCCAGAATGAGGGTGGCCGGCACACGCTGGGGTACTGCCCCCTGTTGAGacagccccagcagcccccagccctggggcctTCCCTGAGCGCTGGGCTGCCTCCCACCAGGATCACTCGGCCCCCACTGATCCCGGCCCCCGTCCtgggcctgctgctgctgctgctgctgtccgTCCTGCTGCTGGGCCAGTCCCCGCCACCCACCtggccccacctccagctctgctACCTCCAGCCCCCGCCAGTGTGA
- the KASH5 gene encoding protein KASH5 isoform X4: MDVPESRAGGPTAKMYLWDQLEEGSLGTLLSLEEQILNSTFEACDTQKTGLVAVTHVLAYLEAVTGQDPQDARLQTLACNLDPNGEGPQATVDLDTFLTVMRDWIAACQLDGGLELEEETAFKGALTSQQPPSGCPEAEEPANLESFGGEDPRAELPTTADLLSSLEDLELSNRRLAGENSKLQRSLETAEEGSTRLGEEITTLRKQLRSTQQALQCAKAVDEELEDLKTLAKGLEDQNRSLLAQARQTEKEQQHLVAEMETLQEENGKLLAERDGVKRRSEELATEKEVLKRQLYECERLICQRDAVLSERTRHAESLAKTLEEYRTTTQELRLEISHLEEQLSQTHEGPDELLEGAQARRVGWTRLLPPSLGVEIEAIRQKQEVAAAALSSPLCGVWQWEEVITETDEEVEFLPEAPAGTLRHLQGEIEHLQGGRKERSMWLPRREEEEEAVPQIMANLPSPLADPHRGDVLGSPPESSPTEPQPQQALVPVPRELVPIRSPRWGQLCLPSLQPEPLRCAPRHLQNEGGRHTLGYCPLLRQPQQPPALGPSLSAGLPPTRITRPPLIPAPVLGLLLLLLLSVLLLGQSPPPTWPHLQLCYLQPPPV; the protein is encoded by the exons ATGGATGTGCCAGAGAGTCGCGCGGGTGGCCCCACTGCAAAAA TGTACCTCTGGGACCAGTTGGAGGAGGGGAGCCTCGGGACGCTGCTGAGCTTGGAGGAGCAAATACTCAACTCTACGTTCGAAGCTTGTGACACCCAGAAGACAG GCCTTGTGGCTGTGACCCACGTACTAGCGTACCTGGAGGCTGTGACAGGACAGGACCCCCAGGATGCACGCCTCCAAACACTGGCCTGCAACCTGGACCCCAATGGGGAAGGCCCTCAGGCCACTGTGGACTTGGACACCTTTCTGACCGTCATGAGGGACTGGATCGCTGCCTGTCAGTTGGATGG GGGATTAGAGCTGGAAGAGGAGACAGCCTTCAAGGGGGCCCTGACCTCCCAGCAACCGCCATCTG gATGCCCAGAAGCGGAAGAGCCAGCCAACCTAGAGAGCTTTGGAGGCGAAGACCCCAGAGCTGAGCT gCCCACCACCGCTGACCTGCTGAGCAGCCTGGAGGACCTGGAGCTCAGCAACCGCAGGCTGGCCGGGGAGAACTCCAAGCTCCAGCGCAGCCTGGAGACCGCCGAGGAGGGGTCCACGCGCCTCGGAGAGGAGATCACGACCCTGCGCAAGCAGCTTCGCAG CACCCAGCAGGCCCTGCAGTGTGCCAAGGCCGTGGACGAGGAGCTGGAGGACCTGAAGACGCTGGCCAAGGGCCTGGAGGATCAGAATCGCAGCCTCCTGGCCCAGGCCCGGCAGACG GAAAAGGAACAGCAGCATCTGGTGGCCGAGATGGAGACTCTGCAGGAGGAG AACGGGAAGCTGCTGGCGGAGCGGGATGGAGTCAAAAGGAGGAGTGAGGAGCTGGCCACGGAGAAGGAGGTTTTGAAG CGGCAGCTCTATGAGTGTGAACGCCTCATTTGCCAACGAGATGCCGTCCTCTCAGAG CGCACTCGCCATGCAGAGAGTCTGGCCAAGACGTTGGAGGAGTACAGAACGACCACCCAG GAACTGAGGCTGGAAATCTCACATCTGGAGGAGCAGCTGAGTCAGACCCATGAGGGGCCAGATGA GCTACTGGAAGGGGCCCAGGCAAGAAGAGTGGGCTGGACCAGGCTGCTGCCCCCGTCACTGGGCGTGGAGATCGAGGCCATTCGGCAG aAACAAGAAGTGGCAGCCGCTGCTCTCTCCAGCCCTCTGTGTGGAGTGTGGCAGTGGGAGGAGGTCATCACTGAgacagatgaggaagtggagttTCTGCCTGAAGCCCCAGCTGGTACACTG AGACACTTGCAGGGAGAGATAGAGCACcttcagggaggaaggaaggagcgaTCAATGTG GTTGcccagaagagaggaagaggaggaagcagtgccCCAGATCATG GCCAATCTCCCCAGCCCTCTGGCGGACCCGCATCGTGGAGATGTTCTGGGAAGCCCTCCTGAGAG CAGCCCCACCGAGCCCCAGCCGCAGCAAGCATTAGTGCCTGTGCCCAGAGAGCTGGTCCCAATCAGGAGCCCCAGATGGGGCcagctctgcctgccctccctgcagcctgagccactcaggtgcgcCCCGAGGCATCTCCAGAATGAGGGTGGCCGGCACACGCTGGGGTACTGCCCCCTGTTGAGacagccccagcagcccccagccctggggcctTCCCTGAGCGCTGGGCTGCCTCCCACCAGGATCACTCGGCCCCCACTGATCCCGGCCCCCGTCCtgggcctgctgctgctgctgctgctgtccgTCCTGCTGCTGGGCCAGTCCCCGCCACCCACCtggccccacctccagctctgctACCTCCAGCCCCCGCCAGTGTGA